The Mixta hanseatica genome includes a region encoding these proteins:
- a CDS encoding PTS sugar transporter subunit IIA: MITVILATHGPLAEALLSSARMVYGELPHVFPVMLSETKGINDFRDEFAGVLHQARKGADGVLVLCDLQSGTPWNVACHHAFDPATTPPMAVLSGVNFPMLLLSDELKDLDIEHAARELLDQARNAVVQARLVETQQSDDF; encoded by the coding sequence ATGATCACTGTCATTCTGGCAACGCACGGCCCATTGGCGGAAGCGCTGCTTAGCAGCGCCCGTATGGTCTACGGCGAGCTGCCGCATGTTTTTCCGGTGATGCTTAGCGAAACCAAAGGTATTAATGATTTTCGCGACGAGTTCGCCGGCGTGCTTCATCAGGCGCGTAAAGGCGCTGATGGCGTACTGGTGCTGTGTGATTTGCAAAGCGGCACCCCCTGGAATGTTGCTTGCCACCATGCGTTCGATCCGGCAACTACTCCGCCAATGGCGGTGCTGAGCGGCGTTAACTTTCCAATGCTGCTGCTCAGTGACGAACTGAAAGATCTTGATATTGAGCATGCAGCCCGTGAGCTGCTGGACCAGGCGAGAAACGCAGTAGTGCAGGCCCGTCTGGTTGAAACTCAACAATCTGATGATTTTTAA
- a CDS encoding PTS mannose/fructose/sorbose/N-acetylgalactosamine transporter subunit IIC produces the protein MAFEAMLIGVLCYLGSLSSPWLLGVTGGWYLITRPLVSGMLVGLILGDMQTGIVIGVAVQAVYIAMVTPGGSMPADLNFVAFPAIALGILSGKGVEVAVALAATIGIAGTVLFNAMLVLNSWWNHRADKALEKGDARGVYLNSAIWPQATNFLMRFVPTFIAVYFGAQYISAFMDSLPPVMLSTMNVLGGILPAVGIAILLKQIIKNYSMLIYFLVGFICIVFLKLNMVALVIVGALLALIHYNYKPEPQVASVTKPVDEDEF, from the coding sequence ATGGCTTTTGAAGCGATGTTAATCGGCGTTCTCTGCTATCTGGGATCGCTGAGTAGCCCCTGGCTGCTCGGCGTGACCGGTGGCTGGTATCTGATTACCCGTCCGCTGGTCTCGGGCATGCTGGTGGGGTTGATCCTCGGTGATATGCAAACCGGGATCGTGATCGGCGTGGCAGTACAGGCGGTCTATATTGCGATGGTTACGCCCGGCGGATCGATGCCGGCGGATCTAAACTTTGTCGCCTTTCCTGCTATTGCGTTAGGGATCTTATCCGGTAAAGGCGTCGAGGTGGCCGTGGCGCTGGCTGCGACGATCGGGATTGCCGGTACAGTGCTGTTTAATGCGATGCTGGTACTGAACTCATGGTGGAACCACCGTGCCGATAAGGCGCTGGAAAAGGGCGACGCGCGCGGCGTTTATCTCAACAGCGCTATCTGGCCGCAGGCAACTAATTTTCTTATGCGGTTTGTGCCCACCTTTATCGCCGTTTATTTTGGCGCGCAGTATATCAGCGCTTTTATGGACAGCCTGCCACCGGTGATGCTGTCGACCATGAATGTGCTGGGCGGCATTTTGCCCGCGGTGGGTATCGCTATCCTGTTAAAGCAAATTATCAAAAATTACAGCATGCTGATCTACTTTCTGGTGGGCTTTATCTGCATCGTATTCCTGAAGTTGAATATGGTGGCGCTGGTAATAGTCGGTGCGCTGCTGGCGCTTATTCACTACAACTATAAGCCGGAGCCGCAGGTGGCAAGCGTCACAAAGCCGGTTGATGAGGATGAATTCTAA
- a CDS encoding LysR family transcriptional regulator: MKRNLNDLLYFVTVAREGSFTRAAAHLGVTQPALSQAISALEERMQIRLLTRTTRSVSPTVAGERLLETVGNYIDGIEAELDMLTALRDKPAGTVRITCGPNVLHTTLLPKLIPLLREYPDIHIEFDANHGFRDIVADRFDAGVRLGDTIDKDMIAVPIGPRLRMAAVASPDYFARYPVPATPHDLTQHRCINQRMIRSGGIYVWDFDQDGGDLNVRVSGQLTFNTSEHIVQAALAGMGIAFLPEEEFGEHIKEGRLIRVLEPWCRPFPGYYLYYPSRKQPSPAFSLVVEALRVRKR; encoded by the coding sequence ATGAAGCGTAACCTTAACGATCTACTTTATTTTGTCACGGTAGCGCGCGAGGGCAGTTTCACGCGGGCCGCGGCGCATCTGGGCGTCACGCAGCCCGCCCTCAGCCAGGCGATCTCCGCACTGGAAGAACGCATGCAAATTCGCCTGCTGACGCGTACTACGCGCAGCGTATCGCCAACGGTTGCCGGAGAGCGTCTGTTAGAGACCGTCGGCAATTATATTGACGGGATAGAAGCGGAGCTGGATATGTTGACCGCGCTGCGCGACAAACCCGCAGGCACGGTGCGTATTACCTGCGGCCCGAATGTGCTGCATACGACACTGCTGCCCAAGCTGATACCACTGCTGCGCGAGTATCCGGATATTCATATTGAATTCGATGCCAATCATGGTTTTCGCGATATCGTAGCCGATCGTTTCGATGCAGGTGTACGGCTGGGGGATACCATTGATAAGGATATGATCGCCGTGCCCATCGGCCCCAGATTACGGATGGCGGCGGTGGCCTCGCCGGACTATTTTGCGCGTTACCCTGTTCCTGCAACGCCGCATGATCTCACCCAGCACCGGTGCATTAATCAGCGAATGATCCGATCGGGCGGGATCTATGTGTGGGATTTTGATCAGGATGGCGGTGACCTGAACGTGCGCGTCAGCGGACAGCTTACCTTCAACACCTCGGAACATATTGTTCAGGCGGCGCTGGCAGGAATGGGCATCGCCTTTTTGCCGGAGGAGGAGTTCGGCGAGCATATTAAGGAAGGAAGGTTGATTCGTGTGCTGGAGCCCTGGTGTCGGCCTTTTCCCGGCTATTACCTCTATTATCCCAGCCGTAAACAACCTTCACCGGCCTTTTCGCTGGTGGTAGAGGCGCTACGGGTCAGGAAAAGATAG
- a CDS encoding PTS system mannose/fructose/sorbose family transporter subunit IID produces the protein MEERKLTRRDLRRCWRSWMMYNLSSMSFERLASFGFCLSMLPVAKKLYPDMQQRKEMLKRHASFYNTEPQIGAIVNGMVLGLEEKRANGEPVDGETINTLKVGLMGPVAGIGDSMIPGMLIPILLSIGMALAAGGNILGPLFYSIAWLAIIIPGSWFLFLKGYRMGSTSVEMLVSSKSTRLREALSLLGVFVMGGVAASYVKLDTGLEFVTKDGVNIHLQQMLDGIFPQLLPLIVVIGTWYLMAKRGLSPVKAMLLLLLLAAAGVAVGLFTG, from the coding sequence ATGGAAGAACGTAAACTGACCCGCCGGGATTTGCGCCGCTGCTGGCGTAGCTGGATGATGTACAACCTTTCGTCTATGAGTTTTGAACGCCTCGCATCCTTTGGCTTTTGCCTGAGCATGCTGCCCGTGGCAAAGAAGCTCTATCCCGATATGCAACAAAGAAAAGAAATGCTCAAGCGTCACGCCTCATTCTACAACACCGAACCACAGATTGGCGCCATCGTTAACGGTATGGTGTTGGGACTGGAGGAGAAGCGCGCCAACGGCGAACCTGTTGATGGGGAAACGATCAATACCCTGAAAGTTGGGCTGATGGGGCCGGTGGCCGGAATTGGCGACTCGATGATCCCGGGAATGTTAATCCCGATCCTGCTCAGTATTGGTATGGCGCTGGCGGCTGGCGGCAATATTCTTGGGCCGCTGTTTTACAGCATTGCCTGGCTGGCGATTATCATTCCCGGTTCCTGGTTTCTGTTTCTCAAAGGCTACCGTATGGGATCGACATCCGTCGAAATGTTGGTGAGTAGCAAATCAACCCGACTGAGAGAAGCGCTATCGCTGCTTGGCGTGTTTGTGATGGGCGGCGTGGCGGCAAGTTATGTCAAGCTGGATACCGGGCTGGAGTTCGTGACCAAAGATGGAGTGAACATTCATCTACAGCAAATGCTCGATGGTATTTTTCCGCAGCTGCTGCCGTTGATCGTGGTGATAGGTACCTGGTATTTGATGGCTAAACGCGGGCTGTCGCCGGTAAAAGCGATGTTACTGCTGTTGTTGCTGGCTGCGGCTGGCGTAGCGGTAGGGTTGTTTACGGGCTAA
- a CDS encoding esterase-like activity of phytase family protein, translating to MKSKSLALCVSLFPLYASAVQPQIERYVVAFPQGDRVALRRASVSEFPNGLPVGVGSGLHFLRKEGGDLLFATLTDRGPNADAPKTGKRESKIFVSPNYTPLLMTIRVGSGKANAIDAHPLHDEQGNISGLPLPEGFIGATNEAALNESLQLLGSDKRGLDTEGITSDGNGGYWICDEYGPFIAHISADGKILQKYGPQAEAGEQGIAGGLPNIVKWRQPNRGFEGLTRMPDGRIIAAVQSTLDIDGKSKNSARFTRLVSFDPATGKTASYGYPIDIDAYKKAKDAKVGDIVALDNQRLLLIEQGADKDKNMRNRIYLVDLSQASDLTPLDKQPPELNDEAALKSRGVVLASKQLVVDLRALGWHQEKVEGLALIDNKTLAVINDNDFGIRAELTDAVSGKDKMDDYTTDGKGHLLVNGEAVKTKIAVRPLDKPENENELWIISLPEAL from the coding sequence ATGAAAAGTAAATCTCTTGCCTTATGCGTTTCTCTTTTCCCGCTCTATGCCAGCGCGGTGCAGCCGCAAATTGAACGCTACGTGGTGGCCTTTCCTCAGGGCGACCGCGTAGCTTTGCGGCGCGCGTCAGTCAGCGAGTTCCCCAACGGTCTGCCGGTGGGTGTCGGCTCGGGCCTGCATTTTCTGCGTAAAGAGGGCGGCGATCTGCTGTTCGCTACCCTGACCGATCGCGGTCCGAATGCTGATGCGCCTAAAACCGGCAAACGCGAGTCCAAAATTTTTGTCAGCCCGAACTATACGCCCTTGCTGATGACCATCCGGGTGGGCAGCGGCAAGGCTAATGCCATAGATGCGCATCCGCTACATGACGAACAGGGCAACATCAGCGGCCTGCCGTTGCCGGAAGGTTTTATCGGTGCGACTAATGAAGCGGCGCTTAACGAATCTTTACAGCTGCTTGGCAGTGATAAGCGCGGGCTGGATACGGAAGGCATTACCTCGGATGGCAACGGCGGCTACTGGATCTGTGATGAGTACGGTCCGTTTATCGCCCATATCAGCGCCGACGGCAAAATTCTGCAAAAGTATGGCCCGCAGGCGGAGGCTGGCGAGCAGGGCATCGCCGGGGGGCTACCGAATATCGTGAAGTGGCGCCAGCCTAACCGTGGTTTTGAAGGACTAACGCGCATGCCGGATGGCCGGATTATCGCTGCGGTGCAAAGTACGCTGGATATCGACGGCAAAAGCAAAAACAGCGCCCGCTTTACCCGTCTGGTCAGTTTCGATCCGGCAACGGGCAAAACCGCCAGCTATGGCTATCCCATTGATATCGATGCCTATAAAAAAGCGAAGGATGCGAAAGTAGGCGATATCGTCGCGCTGGATAATCAGCGCTTACTGCTGATTGAGCAGGGCGCTGATAAAGATAAAAATATGCGTAACCGCATCTATCTGGTCGATCTCAGCCAGGCCAGCGATCTGACGCCGCTCGACAAGCAGCCGCCGGAACTTAATGACGAGGCGGCGCTAAAGTCGCGCGGTGTTGTCCTTGCCAGTAAACAGCTGGTGGTCGATCTGCGTGCGCTGGGCTGGCATCAGGAGAAAGTCGAAGGCCTGGCGCTGATCGATAATAAAACTCTGGCGGTGATCAATGATAACGACTTTGGGATACGCGCTGAGCTGACCGATGCGGTATCCGGCAAAGATAAAATGGATGATTACACCACCGACGGTAAAGGGCATCTGCTGGTCAACGGCGAAGCAGTGAAAACTAAAATCGCTGTGCGGCCGTTGGATAAGCCGGAAAACGAAAACGAGCTATGGATAATTAGTCTGCCAGAGGCGTTGTAA
- a CDS encoding PTS system mannose/fructose/N-acetylgalactosamine-transporter subunit IIB, which translates to MSISFVRIDDRVIHGQLVTRWAKELPCDGIIAIDDAVAADPLLSSVMKGAVQDIKVWLFDTATAIEKLPKIIASEKRYFVIGESPVTLRRIEEAGISLQNTHRKINVGPMSARANTTTIGPNQAVSAEEAAAFDYLAQNGHQVEFRLVPDASAYHWQDARQKIK; encoded by the coding sequence ATGAGCATTTCCTTTGTACGTATTGACGATCGGGTTATCCACGGTCAGCTGGTTACCCGCTGGGCCAAAGAATTACCGTGCGATGGCATTATCGCTATCGACGATGCGGTGGCAGCCGATCCACTACTCTCTTCGGTGATGAAAGGCGCAGTACAGGATATTAAAGTGTGGTTGTTCGATACCGCCACGGCGATAGAAAAACTGCCGAAAATCATCGCCAGCGAGAAGCGCTACTTTGTTATCGGTGAGTCGCCGGTTACGTTACGACGCATTGAAGAGGCTGGGATCAGCCTGCAAAACACTCACCGCAAAATTAACGTCGGGCCGATGAGCGCTCGCGCCAACACCACCACTATCGGACCCAATCAGGCCGTCAGCGCTGAGGAGGCTGCCGCCTTCGACTACCTGGCGCAAAACGGCCATCAGGTTGAGTTTCGTCTGGTGCCGGATGCCAGCGCTTACCACTGGCAGGACGCCCGACAAAAAATAAAATAA
- a CDS encoding SDR family oxidoreductase produces the protein MASDVAGELPDREAILDMHPIRRIATLEEVAETICFLAGPHAGYITGETLNVAGGLGI, from the coding sequence ATGGCGTCGGATGTGGCGGGTGAGCTGCCGGATCGTGAAGCGATTCTGGATATGCATCCTATTCGACGCATTGCTACGCTGGAAGAAGTGGCAGAAACCATCTGCTTCCTTGCTGGCCCTCATGCTGGCTATATTACCGGCGAGACTTTAAATGTTGCTGGCGGACTGGGGATCTAA